The DNA window TGTTGACTAACAgtgaataaactgtaagctataaaaacaaagaTAGTCACACACTCCACATGTATAACCTTCCAGAAATGTATTGGGTAAAAAAGCAAACAATGCATCACCGTGCCTTCTTCACCCTGATTACTGGGAGGTTATGCATATGGAGTCTGcgactctctttgtttttatagtATTAAATGGGTAACAGCATTACTCACCTTTACATCCATACATGCAGAGGAAGGAGATTGCTGTCACCACGACCACCAACAGTACTATTCCCACACAGATGTAAACAAACGGCAGCCAGCTCAGATATTTCTCATTATGCTTTGCATTTGGTGAGTCGTCTGTTAGAGTAGAAACAGAGCTCTTAACACCAGACACAGTTGTCACATAGGCCTAATAGCTGATGTAATGTGATTGAATGTCTGTAATTTCATAAACATTGTCGTACTTGTGTTGTGGTCTGATGTGCTTGTCATTTTCAGGTTGCTATCTGTAGAAATAAGTGTATCAAGCAACAAGGACTCAACTGAGTatgtattttattcattttaaaacAATTGATTGAGGAAAAAGCTTTTGTTGGTTACCTGAGACAGAGACATTGATAGCATGGCTAACAATTGATGATTTATTCCCAGCCATTCCACATCTGTACGAACCATCGTCATTCATAGATATCTTCTTAAAATCCAAAAATGCAATATCATTTTCTAACCCTCTAGAAaatggtttccatccaattttgACTTGCTCTGTCTCATTGATTTGTTTGCAGTTGGCGTTCTCAAATTTACACCAGGTGACACGTAAGGTTTCTCCACAATGTTTCACAGGGCAGTTGATTGTCAGCCGTTTCTGAGGGACAGCATTCCAAACAGTGTTTCTTTTGATTGGCACCTCAATTTCACATGGGCCTTGGTGTGAGAAAAGATAATGGAAACAATTTACATAATTACTACTGATAAGGATCATACTGGTCACTGGTAAAACACAAATGAAAACATGAAGACCTGTCATATTCAAATTGCGGTTGCGAAGTTACGCTCTGACAGTGTCCATCACCCCTCTCTGACTGACTGTGGTTGGTCATtgagtacattcagaaagtattcagaccccttgactttttccacattttgttacgttagacttattctaaaattgattaaatagtttttttcccttatcaatctacacacaataccccataattacaaatcaaaaact is part of the Salvelinus sp. IW2-2015 linkage group LG36, ASM291031v2, whole genome shotgun sequence genome and encodes:
- the LOC111959826 gene encoding B- and T-lymphocyte attenuator — translated: MDSPCFDHILLVLCLLFLVCIHGNAQGPCEIEVPIKRNTVWNAVPQKRLTINCPVKHCGETLRVTWCKFENANCKQINETEQVKIGWKPFSRGLENDIAFLDFKKISMNDDGSYRCGMAGNKSSIVSHAINVSVSDSNLKMTSTSDHNTNDSPNAKHNEKYLSWLPFVYICVGIVLLVVVVTAISFLCMYGCKEPTRSTNNGIKEQAAPCPDLSSCSKGTFPSSPFTPNPAHSGNLYNNGPYGKHINRASAHSLLMTNGTLPSSDITAGDQGSNHLVYASLNHQTLRGSPKPPHIPTPQDECSEYAAIRVH